A window of Plectropomus leopardus isolate mb unplaced genomic scaffold, YSFRI_Pleo_2.0 unplaced_scaffold4096, whole genome shotgun sequence genomic DNA:
TCATTAATAGTCTTACAAGtatgaaatttggcaaaaagaCAAATGGGAAAGTAGTAAAATAAGATTTTGGGTCTTGCTGtctttctgtttcaaaatatcGGCCACAACAtcctcaaaaagacaaaaaatgactgcttgACATTCTCACcaaaacttgttattttttatcactttatggCAAATATTACTCATTCATTTGTATTATGAAAACTTCCCAAATTTATAAGCTTCAATTTGAGCCCAAGTTTACcttcttattttgaaaatcactCCTGCTTTTGCCTAAATTTGTCACTAAACCTCAAATGagagaaaatttaattttcagtcaCTATTCTTCCAGATAGTTTTCTTTCCAGCGATGTGAAATATTTGCGTTTGGACTCTCTGAGAAGaaatgctttaatttttaatacagacttcaaaactgtttgcAAAAGAATGGaactttaaatgtgaaaaaaaatcaagattaaaaaaatcaattgatctttaatcttaaaaatgaataaaaatacttacagatattattaatcaaaatccagataataatataatagttattttaatatatcagtatttttcagattattgtgttttagttttagaTTAAGAAATAAATTGAATGTttcatataaatatgtaaaacaagTTAGTATTTTAGTGATATGacgttaaaataaaaatacagataagTTTGTCATAgttcatatttaaaacaaagagtTTTGGGTACGAACCATGTTGAGGTTTTCTCGGTCGAAGCCGCAGAGGACGAAGAACAAGTTTCCACACAGCTCGTTGAACAGCTCCTTCGCACACACGTGTTCCGAAAACCACTCGATCATGTGACTCTGAGGCAGGAAGTCCCGCCTACCAAACAACTTCTGATGGACATGCaagaaaacaaccaacaaccaaGTTAATTGACTGGAAACTGATAGACTCGTTAGCAGGTGATGTGACTTGAACACCTAAGCAGATAATGCAGTAACTCGTTAAGTTGTCATGTGAAAACTCATTAACAGGTCACATGATTTGAACTCGTTAGATAACTTTTTAGATAACTTGTTAATGGCTCGTTAGGACTCCTCACCCAGACGAGGAACTCAGGCAGGATGGTCAGTTTGGTCATGGCGCTGGTAGTGAAGGCGGCGGTTGCCACGGGAGCCAAACCGAAGAACATCTTGATCTTACTGGCGAGGTCCGGCAGCGTGGAGAAGGCCATGAATGCTGGGAAATCAGACAGGTGTTAGAGTGATGTCATCGCAAACACGAGTGAGTATTGTGTCATTAACGAGGTCATTTCGTGATGTCACCGATGGTCGTCCCCTGGGAGTGTCCTACGTAGAAGATCTGGTCCTGACCCGTCACCTTCAAGACGAAGTCCACAACCGCAGGGAGGTCCTTCAACGCCATCTCATCATGACTGCACGCACACAGGTAAAGTCAGACATGTGAGGTGAGGTCACACAAGTTAGCTCGGATAGGTGACGCCAGACAGGTGAGGTCAGTCAGATGATGTGAGGTCAGACAGGTGAGGTCAGTCAGATGATGTGAGGTCAGACAGGTGAGGTCAGTCAGATGATGTGAGGTCAGACAGGTGAGGTCAGTCAGATGATGTGAGGTCAGACGGTGAGGTCAGTCAGATGATGTGAGGTCAGACAGGTGAGGTCAGTCCAGATGATGTGAGGTCAGACAGGTGAGGTCAGTCAGATGATGTGAGGTCAGACCAGGTGAGGTCAGTCAGATGATGTGAGGTCAGAAAGGTGAGGTCGGTCGGTTGTTTGTACCTGAACCTCCAGAAGTCGTCCTGGTCAGGTGTGAGCGTGCGATGTTTCCTGGACCAGGTGTTTCCGCGGCTGTTTCCAATCCAGACGTCGTAGCCGGCGTCTGCGAGCACGTAGCCCAGACTAGAGTTGGGCAGGTTGGTGATCCAGTTACTGCCGGCTGCCAGGAGGCCGTGCTGCAGGAAGACGGCAGGACGGGGACCTGCAAGGACAGGACGGTGGAGAAGAGTGATGTGCATGAATACCTGACATAGTGAGGACCACCTGTTTTAGCCAACAGAGTGAGGACAGTTTTAGaaagtgaagtgtgtgtgtgtgtgtgtgtgtgtgtgtgtgtgagaccttCAGTGTGTTTGCGTCCCTGTGGGATCCTGTTGACAGTCAGGATGTAGCCATCCTCTGTCAGCACCTCGTGTTCCTCTGCAGGGTAACCCCAGTACCTGATGATCTCcgactgaacacacacacacacgcagtacATATTTATATCATTGCACTCGTGTTATTTCACTCTCACTTCCTACGTTTCTCCATCAGTTTTGTAATCAGACCAAAAAAAGGGAAGCAACTCCTGTGGGCTAAAAATACCCTGAGTGTTGACTGACAGGACATGTGATTGATTCTCAGCtcagcttttaatttgaaaagccTCACCTTTTGacacattattttgtattaataatgtGAATCTGTGAAGATAAAAGGTCAATATTTACCTTTCAGACGTACTGCAGCAGAAGTATAAAGTACATGGAAATGCAGTAAAGTAAAAGCACCTCAAAATTACACTCTACgtcctgtgtatgtgtgtgtgtacgtgtgtgtactCACAATGTTCATGTGCACTTCAGGGTCCAAACTTGACTGCGGTTTAAAGGAGCGCTGCTGGACGGCAGAGAGGACGGACGGTCCGGCCTGGACGAGGACGGAGAggaccaacacacacaccccaacacACAGCATC
This region includes:
- the lipf gene encoding gastric triacylglycerol lipase isoform X2; amino-acid sequence: MLCVGVCVLVLSVLVQAGPSVLSAVQQRSFKPQSSLDPEVHMNISEIIRYWGYPAEEHEVLTEDGYILTVNRIPQGRKHTEGPRPAVFLQHGLLAAGSNWITNLPNSSLGYVLADAGYDVWIGNSRGNTWSRKHRTLTPDQDDFWRFSHDEMALKDLPAVVDFVLKVTGQDQIFYVGHSQGTTIAFMAFSTLPDLASKIKMFFGLAPVATAAFTTSAMTKLTILPEFLVWLFGRRDFLPQSHMIEWFSEHVCAKELFNELCGNLFFVLCGFDRENLNMTRTPVYTEHCPAGTSVQNMLHWSQAVHKGKLMAFDFGAAGNMKHYNQSTPPEYRVLDMKVPTALFSGGHDTLADPKDVAVLLTQVSNLVFHRHIEHWDHLDFIWGLDAPKEMFPFILKLMKEHQ
- the lipf gene encoding gastric triacylglycerol lipase isoform X1 → MLCVGVCVLVLSVLVQAGPSVLSAVQQRSFKPQSSLDPEVHMNISEIIRYWGYPAEEHEVLTEDGYILTVNRIPQGRKHTEGPRPAVFLQHGLLAAGSNWITNLPNSSLGYVLADAGYDVWIGNSRGNTWSRKHRTLTPDQDDFWRFSHDEMALKDLPAVVDFVLKVTGQDQIFYVGHSQGTTIAFMAFSTLPDLASKIKMFFGLAPVATAAFTTSAMTKLTILPEFLVWKLFGRRDFLPQSHMIEWFSEHVCAKELFNELCGNLFFVLCGFDRENLNMTRTPVYTEHCPAGTSVQNMLHWSQAVHKGKLMAFDFGAAGNMKHYNQSTPPEYRVLDMKVPTALFSGGHDTLADPKDVAVLLTQVSNLVFHRHIEHWDHLDFIWGLDAPKEMFPFILKLMKEHQ